CGACATCGACCGGGACCTGGTCGATGCCCAGGAGGCCCGGCGCATCCTGGACCGGCTGTACGGCTACGAGGTCTCCCCGGTGCTGTGGAAGAAGGTCATGCCGAAGCTCTCGGCGGGCCGGGTGCAGTCCGTGGCGACCCGGATCGTGGTCGAGCGCGAGCGGCAGCGGATGGCGTTCCGCACCGCCGAGTACTGGGACATCCTGGCCACCCTGGCGGTGGCGAAGCCGGGCGAGGGGCCGCGCACCTTCAACGCCACCCTGGTCGCCCTGAACGGCGACCGGATCGCCACCGGCAAGGACTTCGAACCGACCACCGGCAAGGTGCGCGCCGGAGCGGGCGTGGTGCACCTCGACTCCGGCGGGGCCCGAGGGCTCGCCGCCCGGCTCGAAGGGCGGCCGTTCGCCGTCACCCGGGTCGAGGAGAAGCCCTACCGCCGCCGCCCGTACGCGCCGTTCATCACCTCCACCCTTCAGCAGGAGGCGGCCCGCAAGCTGCGGTTCTCGTCGCAGCAGACGATGCGCACCGCGCAGCGCCTCTACGAGAACGGCTACATCACCTACATGCGTACCGACTCGGTGAACCTGTCGGAAACCGCCATCGCGGCGGCCCGCCGGCAGATCGTCGAGCTGTACGGCGAGCGCAGCGTCCCGCCGGAGCCGCGCCGCTACACCGGCAAGGTGAAGAACGCGCAGGAGGCGCACGAGGCGATCCGCCCGGCGGGGGACAACTTCCGCACCCCGGGCGACGTGGCCAAGGAACTGTCCGGCGAGGAGTTCAAGCTCTACGAGCTGATCTGGCGGCGTACCATCGCCTCGCAGATGACCGACGCGGTCGGCTCCAGCGTCTCGGTGCGGATCCGAGCCACCACCTCTGGTGGCGAGGAGGCGGACTTCGGCGCCACCGGCAAGACCATCACCGACCCGGGCTTCCTGCGCGCGTACGTCGAGTCCAGCGACGACGAGAACGCCGAGGCCGAGGATGCCGAGCGGCGGCTGCCCAACCTGGTCAAGGACCAGCCGCTCACCGCCGACGAGCTGACCGCGCAGGGCCACCACACCCAGCCGCCCGCCCGCTACACCGAGGCGTCGCTGGTCAAGGCGCTTGAGGAGCTGGGCATCGGCCGCCCCTCCACGTACGCCTCGATCATGCAGACCATCCAGGACCGGGGGTACGTGGTCAAGCGTGGCCAGGCGATGATCCCGTCGTTCCTGGCGTTCGCGGTGATCGGGCTGCTGGAGCGGCACTACCCGCGCCTGATCGACTACGACTTCACCGCCAGCATGGAGAACGAGCTGGACGAGATCGCCGGGGGCGACCACGCGGCGGTGGACTTCCTGACCGCGTTCTACTTCGGCACCACGAACGGCGCCGGCGACCAGGACATCGCCCGCTCCGGCGGGCTGAAGAAGCTGGTCACCGAGAACCTCAGCGACATCGACGCGCGCAGCGTCAACTCGATCCCGCTGTTCACCGACGACGAGGGGCGCGAGGTGGTGGTGCGGGTCGGCCGGTACGGGCCGTACCTCCAGCGCCGGGTGCCCGGCGAGGAGCCGGCGCCCGCCGGTGAGGGCGAGGAGGGCGGCACCCCGGGTGACCGGGCACCGATCCCCGAGGGCCTGGCGCCGGACGAGCTGACCCCGGAGAAGGTGCACGAGCTGTTCCTCGGCGGCGGGGGCGAGCGCAAGCTCGGCGACGACCCGGCGACCGGGGAACCGATCCTGCTCAAGTCCGGCCGGTTCGGCCCGTACGTGGCAAGCGGCGAGCGCAAGTCCTCGCTGCTGCGCTCGCAGTCGCCGGACTCGCTCACCTTCGACGAGGCGCTCAAGCTGCTCAGCCTGCCCCGCCTGGTCGGGGTGGGTCCGGACGGCGCCGAGGTGGTCGCCAACAACGGCCGCTACGGCCCGTACGTCAAGCGTGGTGACGAGTTCCGCTCGCTGGACTCGGAAGAGAAGCTGTTCACCGTCACGCTTGACGAGGCGCTGGCCCTGCTGGCCGCCCCGAAGACCCGCCAGCGCCGGGCCGCCGCCCCGCCGCTGCGGGAGATGGGTGCCGACCCGCTTACCGAGAAGCCGCTGGTCATCAAGGACGGCCGGTTTGGCCCGTACGTCACCGACGGGGAGACCAACGCATCGCTGCGGCGCGGCCAGACCCCGGAGGCGCTGACCCTGGAGGAGGCCTCCGAGATGCTCGCCGAGAAGCGGGCGAAGGGGCCGGCTCCCAAGAAGAAGGCCACCAAGAAGGCCGCCACCAAGAAGACCCCCGCCAAGGCCACCAAGGCCACCAAGTCCACCGCCACCAAGGCCACCAAGTCCACCGCCACCAAGGCCGCTAAGGCCACCAAGGCCGCAAAGGCCACCGCCACCAAGGCGACCCCGGCAAAGGCCGCAAAGTCCACCTGACCTAACCAGATCTTGGTCCGAAACCGCCCCTCTGGGGGCAGGTACTGACCAAGATCTGCGGCGTCAGGGCCGCCAGCCAGCCGCCGACAGGGCCGAGCGGAGTTGGCTGATCACCTCAGTGGGAGCGTGGCGGATGGCCCAGGCGGGGAAGCGGAGTACCCGGTCACCGCTCTGCCACAGGTCGTTCTGCCGGCGCATGTCCGCCCACGCCGTGGCGGGGTCGAGATGCTGGCCGCCGTCGATCTCCACGTGCACCCGCCACTGCTCGAACAGCGCATCCAGGTAGCGCCGCCTCCCGGCGGCGTCCCGGCGGACCGCCTGCCGGGTCGGCTCGGGCAGCCCGGCGCGCCGGAGGAGCGCGAGGAAATCCAGCTCCGGCAGGGAGTGCGCGCCACCCGCCGCGTCGGTTGCGGTCCGTCGGATCAGGCTGCGCCGACGTGCGCGTGGCAGGCGATCGAGTACGCGCTGCACGCCGTCACCGCCCACCAGGCGCTGCTGGAAGCCGGCCGCGATGATGGCACACGCCTCATGGTCACTGGCCGCCCACTGCGCCGCGTCCACGATCGACCGGGCGGGCATCGTCCGACGCGGCTGCCCCACGTCGAGGATGTCCTCGTCGGCCAGGATGGTGGTGCGGTGTATCCGGACCTCGGGCGGTATCGAACGGGGCCGGTGACTCGCCGGCACGA
This DNA window, taken from Micromonospora sp. FIMYZ51, encodes the following:
- the topA gene encoding type I DNA topoisomerase — protein: MPSNAGTTRLVIVESPAKAKTISGYLGPGYVVEASFGHVRDLPRNAADVPARYKGEPWARLGVDVDNGFHALYVVSADRKQQISKLTKLAKEVDEILLATDEDREGEAIAWHLVETLKPKVPVRRMVFHEITKPAIQAAVANPRDIDRDLVDAQEARRILDRLYGYEVSPVLWKKVMPKLSAGRVQSVATRIVVERERQRMAFRTAEYWDILATLAVAKPGEGPRTFNATLVALNGDRIATGKDFEPTTGKVRAGAGVVHLDSGGARGLAARLEGRPFAVTRVEEKPYRRRPYAPFITSTLQQEAARKLRFSSQQTMRTAQRLYENGYITYMRTDSVNLSETAIAAARRQIVELYGERSVPPEPRRYTGKVKNAQEAHEAIRPAGDNFRTPGDVAKELSGEEFKLYELIWRRTIASQMTDAVGSSVSVRIRATTSGGEEADFGATGKTITDPGFLRAYVESSDDENAEAEDAERRLPNLVKDQPLTADELTAQGHHTQPPARYTEASLVKALEELGIGRPSTYASIMQTIQDRGYVVKRGQAMIPSFLAFAVIGLLERHYPRLIDYDFTASMENELDEIAGGDHAAVDFLTAFYFGTTNGAGDQDIARSGGLKKLVTENLSDIDARSVNSIPLFTDDEGREVVVRVGRYGPYLQRRVPGEEPAPAGEGEEGGTPGDRAPIPEGLAPDELTPEKVHELFLGGGGERKLGDDPATGEPILLKSGRFGPYVASGERKSSLLRSQSPDSLTFDEALKLLSLPRLVGVGPDGAEVVANNGRYGPYVKRGDEFRSLDSEEKLFTVTLDEALALLAAPKTRQRRAAAPPLREMGADPLTEKPLVIKDGRFGPYVTDGETNASLRRGQTPEALTLEEASEMLAEKRAKGPAPKKKATKKAATKKTPAKATKATKSTATKATKSTATKAAKATKAAKATATKATPAKAAKST
- a CDS encoding DUF559 domain-containing protein, whose product is MRELVSRPGWETALPAADADELTWVLFHQEQVLSLDQARRHLSPKAIRHRVESGRWRQVHRTVYVTHNGPVTTAQLPWIAVLSVGPTAVLGGLSAARAWGLRRHDDGLVHLLVPASHRPRSIPPEVRIHRTTILADEDILDVGQPRRTMPARSIVDAAQWAASDHEACAIIAAGFQQRLVGGDGVQRVLDRLPRARRRSLIRRTATDAAGGAHSLPELDFLALLRRAGLPEPTRQAVRRDAAGRRRYLDALFEQWRVHVEIDGGQHLDPATAWADMRRQNDLWQSGDRVLRFPAWAIRHAPTEVISQLRSALSAAGWRP